The Flavobacterium johnsoniae genomic sequence AACCTTTATCAAAAGCATCGATTACGACATAAGATTTATCAGTTTCTGGAAACGTAAATCTAAATCTTGCCGCTCTTTCTGTAGGCGTAATTTCAGTTGTAACATTGTGATCTGCGAGATAAACGCTATAATAATATGGCGTAACAGTTTCTGCTTTATGCGAAAACCAGCTTTGTCTATCTTCTTCCTTAAATTTTAATTCGCCCGTAACTGGCATTATAGAAAACTGCCCATAATCATTCATCCAAGGCGATGGCTGATGGGTTTGTTTAAAACCTCTTATTCGGTTTGATTTGTATGTGTAAGCCCAACCGTCACCCATTTTTCCTGTTTGAGGCGTCCAGAAATTCATTCCCCACGGCATTGCGATTGCAGGATAGGTATTTCCGTTTGAAATTCCGTAATCTGAATCAGAACCAATTAAAGGATTTACCCAATCGATAGGTTGTTGCGGCGTTATAACCTGCGGATTTTGTGCACTTAAAAAAGTGAAAGTGAAAAGCGTAAAGACAATGGAGTTTTTAATATTCATCACAACTTTAATTATTAATCGAATTAATTACTTCTTTGTTGATTTTATTTACTTCAGAAAAATTCATTTTATCCACTTTTCGATCGTACGTCATAAAACCATTTACTTCTCCTTCTACATCTGTCGTTTGCGTGTAAACTGCTGCCGAAAATCCAACTTTGGCTTGTTTTATTAATTGATCTGCATATTCTCTATATTTTGCCGTTGTTTCGTCTGTATTTTTAAACTGTGTATAACCCCAATTTTTATCGGCTTGCCAAAGATGCCCGGTAACAGGAAAACCGATTCCGCCATATTCGCCTAAAACCGTAATTCTGCGGGCATCATACAATTTTAATTCTGGTCCCGGATAATGGTGAATATCTAACATATCTCCCGTCTGAAAATGATTTCCTCCGCTTGACGAATTAACCAATCGGCTTGGATCATGATTTTTTGTCCATTCTGTAATTTCGACCGTTTTGAATTGTCCCCAAGCTTCGTTGAACGGAACCCAAACCACAATACTCGGATAAGAATACAAATGATCCATAATTTCTTTCCATTCTTTTTTATAGGTTTCCTCAGATTGAGCTGTTCTTTTCAATTCTGTTCCTTCAAAATATTTATGCATTTGCCAAATCGGACCTTCATCGCCACTCGGCATATCTTGCCAAACCAAAATTCCCATTTTATCGCAATGTGTATACCATCTTGCTGGTTCTACTTTTACGTGTTTGCGAATCATGTTGAAACCTAATTCTTTTGTTCTAACCAAATCGTATTTTAAAGCTTCGTCGGTTGGAGCTGTATACAATCCGTCAGGCCACCAGCCTTGATCTAAAGGACCAAACTGAAAACAATTTTTATTGTTTAATTGAATTCTCACAATACCATTTTGATCTCTTTTTGAAGAAATTTTACGCATTGCGAAATAACTTTTTACTTCGTCTGCTACTTTTCCTCCAGTAAGCAATTTTATTTTTACATCATATAAAAAAGGGGAATCTGGCGACCACAATTTCGGGTTTTTTAAAACAATATCCAATGATTGTCCTGCAACAGCTTTTTCTGATGCAATTGTTTGATTACCATCTAAAACGGTAATTTCGACAATATCGCCAGCGTTTGCGCCTTCTGCCTCTGCTTTTATGTTTATCGTGTTGCGATCAATATCTGGTGTTGTTCTTAAATTTATGAAATGTTTTTTGCTAACAGGTTCTAACCAAACTGTTTGCCAGATACCTGTAACAGGTGTGTACCAGATACTTTCTGGATTTTTAACTTGTTTTCCTCTTGGCTGTGTTCCGTCATTTGTTGGGTCCCAAACTTTTACAACTAATTTTTGAGATTTTCCATTTAAATAAGGCGTGATATTAAAACTAAAAGGAACAAAACCGCCAGTATGCGTTCCGATTTTTATATCATTAATATAAACTTCAGTTTTCCAATCTACGGCACCAAAATGCAGTAAAATATCTTTATTTTTCCATGAATTATCGACTGTAAAATTTGTTTCGTACCAAAGTTCATTTTCTGAGCCAACCGTTTTCATTACACCCGAAAGGCTTGATTCTACAGCAAAAGGAACGAGAATTTTTCCGTCATATCCTTTTGGCGCAGTTTGTCCCGCGGGTTGTATTGCGTAGTTCCATAAACCGTTCAGGTTTTTCCATTGACTTCTTTCCATTATTGGTCTTGGATATTCTGGAAGTGTATTTTTAGGATCTACTTGTTCTGCCCATTTTGTTTTGATTTTATCTCCCTGCGGTTTCCATTGCGCGATGCAGTTTAATCCAAAAAAGAGAAAAAGTATTATGGTGATTTTATTCTTCATTATGATGTTTCTTGAGGTTAAATAGAATAGTATAAAACCTGAAGGCTTTTTATAACCTTCAGGTGTTACAAAAATTACTAACAAATACTACTTAAACTAATTAATTAAAATAACCATCTTTATCCAGCTTGGCTGCTGCTTCTATTAACAT encodes the following:
- a CDS encoding glycoside hydrolase family 2 protein; translated protein: MKNKITIILFLFFGLNCIAQWKPQGDKIKTKWAEQVDPKNTLPEYPRPIMERSQWKNLNGLWNYAIQPAGQTAPKGYDGKILVPFAVESSLSGVMKTVGSENELWYETNFTVDNSWKNKDILLHFGAVDWKTEVYINDIKIGTHTGGFVPFSFNITPYLNGKSQKLVVKVWDPTNDGTQPRGKQVKNPESIWYTPVTGIWQTVWLEPVSKKHFINLRTTPDIDRNTINIKAEAEGANAGDIVEITVLDGNQTIASEKAVAGQSLDIVLKNPKLWSPDSPFLYDVKIKLLTGGKVADEVKSYFAMRKISSKRDQNGIVRIQLNNKNCFQFGPLDQGWWPDGLYTAPTDEALKYDLVRTKELGFNMIRKHVKVEPARWYTHCDKMGILVWQDMPSGDEGPIWQMHKYFEGTELKRTAQSEETYKKEWKEIMDHLYSYPSIVVWVPFNEAWGQFKTVEITEWTKNHDPSRLVNSSSGGNHFQTGDMLDIHHYPGPELKLYDARRITVLGEYGGIGFPVTGHLWQADKNWGYTQFKNTDETTAKYREYADQLIKQAKVGFSAAVYTQTTDVEGEVNGFMTYDRKVDKMNFSEVNKINKEVINSINN